Genomic window (Nicotiana sylvestris chromosome 7, ASM39365v2, whole genome shotgun sequence):
atccccataagttatccaaataccctaCTAGGATATCCTACCACCTCagcccactttgctggaacaTGTTCTGAGGCTCGCCCCCAGGTGACAATGTTAGGTGCGGCCTCGAACATATTCACTGCGCCACCTTGTTCAGCTACGGCACAACCCACTCTACCCAGGCCTAGTTTTGATCCATCATCTTTCActttcaagcaccatctttcccaaTGGAACCAACCCAGTTCACAACTAATTCTTACCCTCAGCCACCCTGGTACGAGTTTACTGCGGGGCAGGAGAAAACCACAAAAACCCTGAACAAGAAGAGATTACCAGAAAGATGAGGAGCATGGAGCAAAatctcaaaaatatacagggtttgagcgggcaaaagagcgtatctTATGTTGACCTGTGTATGTTCCCACACGTACATttacccttgggtttcaaaaccccgaagtttgaaaagtatgatgggcaTGATGATCCTATAtcccacctcaaaaggtactgcacCCAATTGCGGGGAGCAAGTGAAAAAAAGGAGCTTCtcatggcatattttggagagAGCCTGATCGacattgcttctgaatggtacATAGATTAGGATATATCTCGGTGGCATATTTGGGACGACCTGGCTCgggattttgtcaggcagtttcaatacaacatcgacattgcccctgaCAGGAATTCGTTGTCGAACCTCAAGAAGAAGTCctcggaaagcttccgagagtacgcTATCAAATGGTgtgagcaagcggccagagtcaaacCTCCAGTGGACAAAACAGAGATGGTTAGCATTTTTCTTCAAGGCCAGGAGGCTAATTATTATCCGAATATGATGTCTGCGATGGGGAAGTCGTTTGCCGAGGCCATCAAAATTGGTGAAATGGTCGAGAATGGTTTAAAAACAGGGTGcatcttgagtcagtctgctataagggctacCTCCCAAGGAATTCAAGGCGGGTATGGAGGTGtagcaaaccgaaagaagaaggaagaagcggCAATGGCAACTTCAAGTGTAAGAAAACCCCGTCCACCCAAACCTTATTACCttgaaagaaccccacaacattactatccccATCAGGATGTGGCCTATGTTATGGTTCCTCAATCATACGTAGTGATGAATACCCAACACTACATTAGTCCACAACAACAATTCAATCAAAACCAAGATCCATTTCCgagaaatcaacctcctcaccaagctcagtataatccccgacctccataGAACAACTTCCCCTACAATGCCTGTGTCGGGGAACCACCCAAGATGGAAAACTTCACACCCATTGGCGAGTCATATTCCAGCCTTTTCCCCAAACTTGTCTAGATGGTTTTGCTGCAGCCTGTACCCCAAACCAGGCAGAACCCAGCGTCGCCTACTTACAGAGCCGGTACTCGATATGCTTACCACTCGGgggcagaagggcatgatacAGATGACTGTTGGACCCTGAAAAGGGACATGGAAAACCTCATAGAACAAAAGCGAATAGCGTTGAAGGACGAAGACGTTCCTAATGTAACCAACAATCCATTATcggctcacaacaacgggccggttATTAGAATGATTTATGAATATAGAGAGTTTGACCCAGCTCTAAAAGCCATCATTGCCATAGCCAATGTGGAAAATAAGCTAAAGGTTGTCGCAAAACAAGACAAGGGGGAGAAAAAAAGTAAACCCACCCCTCAGAAAACAGAAAAGAGAGTGGAAACTGAAATTGGGGCAGCCCTCTCAAAAGATGTCGTTATCTATATTCCTCGGGGCCACAAGAAAGAAAAAGCGTCATTGAGCCCTTCAAGAAGGTTTAAGCTAAACAAGGGGTCTAAAATATATGTGCCTAAAGGGACCTACATGGTGCGGGGGCCAGTAATTTCACCTAGGCTGAATGAGCTCGTGGTTATTGGCCGCGCACCGCAGAGGCCCATGACAAATCCCTCTGCCGTTCCATGGAATTACaacaaggcggtagtaacctacaGGGGTAAAGAGATCTCAGgagaagttaaggaaaataaCCCGGTTGAGAAATACCTCAATTTGGAGGAAGTGAATAAGGCCACGAAGAAGCATTTCCCACTCAAGAAGCCAGTGAgtgcgaagaagaagaagagttcttccgaaaaatgaaaatggcggactacgagataattgaccaactccgaaagtctcCTGCTCAAGTCTCTTTGTTGTCTCTGCTAATGAATTCAACTGAAATCAAAAAgtgttgatcaaaactctcaatgGAGCATATGTACCCATTGAAACCACTGGTGAACAGTTGGAGAGGATGGAAGAAAGGTTTTTTGTAGTCAATCATATccctttcagcaagaatgatttgcccCGGAAAGGGGCcgcccacaacaaagcccttcatctgacagttaaatgcgatGGATATTATTTGAAAAGGGTCAAGCTGGATGGTGGTTCTGGAGTAGATATTTGCCCTTTCTCAACTCTACAACGAATGGAGATCGGTACTGAGAGAATCAAGCCCAACAACGTCTATGTGCGTGCCTTTGATGgaatcaagagagataccataggCGAGATTGATTTGATTCTAACTATTGGCCCGGTGGATttcgaggtgacctttcaggtcttagacatggatacttcctataatttcctcttgggaagaccttggattcatgcagcaggggttgtaccttctactctccaccagataGTAAAATTTGAACATGAAGATCAGGACATTGTAGTCCATGGAGAGGACGAGCAGTTGATTTACCGGGACCGTCAGTCCCATGTCCCGAGGCTAGGGAAGGaagtgaacatatagtctatcaagCCTTCGAGCTGTGTGGTCGCGGACCAATGTGAAGAAGGAAACCCTTGCCCTCAACCCTTTCTTTCAAATTCGTCaattatggttgccaaggaaatgatcaggcatggttacaAACCTGGGAAGGGGCTCGGGATGTCATTGCAAGGAATCACCGAACCTAACACTCTGGCTACTAGAGAAAAGTTCTTTGGGGTAGGTTTCCAAGCCACACCAGCTGATGAAAAATGGGCAGATAAACGAAAGAACAATGGTTGGGTCTTGTCTCAGCCGTTTCTGCATCTTTATACAACGTTTGTCAGGCCCAAgtacaatgaggaagaggaagatgaggccttcacgaccgagaaaattgaagaaatctaTGGGGCTATAAAGCAGATgctgtatgaaaccc
Coding sequences:
- the LOC138873951 gene encoding uncharacterized protein; translation: MVLLQPVPQTRQNPASPTYRAGTRYAYHSGAEGHDTDDCWTLKRDMENLIEQKRIALKDEDVPNVTNNPLSAHNNGPVIRMIYEYREFDPALKAIIAIANVENKLKVVAKQDKGEKKSKPTPQKTEKRVETEIGAALSKDVVIYIPRGHKKEKASLSPSRRFKLNKGSKIYVPKGTYMVRGPVISPRLNELVVIGRAPQRPMTNPSAVPWNYNKAVVTYRGKEISGEVKENNPVEKYLNLEEVNKATKKHFPLKKPVSAKKKKMLIKTLNGAYVPIETTGEQLERMEERFFVVNHIPFSKNDLPRKGAAHNKALHLTVKCDGYYLKRVKLDGGSGVDICPFSTLQRMEIGTERIKPNNVYVRAFDGIKRDTIGEIDLILTIGPVDFEVTFQVLDMDTSYNFLLGRPWIHAAGVVPSTLHQIVKFEHEDQDIVVHGEDEQLIYRDRQSHVPRLGKEVNI